In one window of Hevea brasiliensis isolate MT/VB/25A 57/8 chromosome 10, ASM3005281v1, whole genome shotgun sequence DNA:
- the LOC110668226 gene encoding callose synthase 12, which yields MSALRHRTPPGPNRSNRAQEPEEEHYNIIPIHNLLADHPSLRYPEVRAAAAALRTVGNLRKPPYSQWHPSMDLLDWLALFFGFQKDNVRNQREHIVLHLANAQMRLTPPPDNIDTLDATVLRRFRRKLLKNYTNWCSYLNKKSNIWISDRSHPDLRRELLYISLYLLIWGESANLRFMPECICYIFHNMAMELNKILEDYIDENTGQPVMPSLSGENAFLNCVVKPIYETIKKEVESSKNGTAPHSAWRNYDDLNEYFWTKRCFAKLKWPIDIGSNFFVISSGRKHVGKTGFVEQRSFWNLLRSFDRLWVMLILFLQFAIIVAWERKEYPWQALEDREVQVRVLTLFFTWSGLRFLQSLLDAGMQYSLVSRETMWLGVRMLLKSAVAAGWIIVFGVFYGRIWSQKNRDGRWSSEANRRIVNFLEVALVFVLPELLALAFFIIPWIRNFLENRNWRIFYLLSWWFQSRSFVGRGLREGLVDNIKYTLFWVVVLATKFAFSYFLQIKPMIKPSRQLLDLRDVTYEWHEFFKSSNRFAVGLLWLPVVLIYLMDLQIWYSIYSSFVGALVGLLAHLGEIRNIQQLTLRFQFFASAIQFNLMPEEQLLNARGTLKSKFKDAIHRLKLRYGLGRPFKKLESNQVEANKFALIWNEIITTFREEDIISDRELELLELPQNSWNVKVIRWPCFLLCNELLLALSQAKELVDAPDKWLWYKICKNEYRRCAVIEAYDSVKHLLLETIKINTEEHSIITVLFQEIDHSLQIEKFTKTFNMTALPHFHTKLIKLVELLNKPKKDLNQVVNTLQALYEIAVRDFFKDKRSTEQLREDGLAPHDPAAMAGLLFQNAVELPDASNETFYRQVRRLHTILTSRDSMQNIPKNLEARRRIAFFSNSLFMNMPHAPQVEKMMAFSVLTPYYNEEVLYSREQLRTENEDGISIWYYLQTIYNDEWKNFIERMRREGMVKEDELWTTRMRDLRLWASYRGQTLARTVRGMMYYYRALKMLAFLDSAAEVDIREGSRELGSMRRDGGSDSFKSEGSPSFNSLSRNSSSVSLLFKGHEYGTALMKYSYVVACQIYGTQKAKKDPHAEEILYLMKTNEALRVAYVDEVNTGRDEKEYYSVLVKYDQQLDKEVEIYRIKLPGPLKLGEGKPENQNHALIFTRGDAVQTIDMNQDNYFEEALKMRNLLEEYRRYYGIRKPTILGVREHIFTGSVSSLAWFMSAQEMSFVTLGQRVLANPLKVRMHYGHPDVFDRFWFLTRGGISKASRVINISEDIFAGFNCTLRGGNVTHQEYIQVGKGRDVGFNQVSMFEAKVASGNGEQVLSRDVYRLGHRLDFFRMLSFFYTTVGFYFNTMMVVLTVYAFLWGRLYLALSGVEASAMASNSSNNKALGAILNQQFIIQLGLFTALPMIVENSLEHGFLQAIWDFLTMQLQLSSFFYTFSMGTKTHFFGRTILHGGAKYRATGRGFVVQHKGFAENYRLYARSHFVKAIELGLILTVYASHSAIAKDTFVYIAMTIFSWFLVVSWIMAPFVFNPSGFDWLKTVYDFDDFMNWIWYKGGVFAKAEQSWERWWCEEQEHLRTTGLWGKLLEMVLDLRFFFFQYGIVYQLGISDNSTSIAVYLLSWIYVIVAFAISWVIAYARNKYAAREHIYYRLVQFLIITLGIVVIVALLEFTSFRFMDIFTSLLAFIPTGWGMLLIAQVLRPFLQSTPLWGPVVSMARLYDIMFGVIVMAPVAFLSWMPGFQSMQTRILFNEAFSRGLRIFQILTGKKSKVDV from the coding sequence ATGTCCGCTCTCCGCCATCGCACTCCACCTGGACCGAACCGGTCTAACCGGGCACAAGAACCGGAAGAGGAGCACTACAACATCATACCCATCCACAACCTCTTAGCCGACCACCCCTCACTACGGTATCCTGAGGTGCGAGCAGCCGCTGCTGCTTTGCGCACTGTCGGGAACCTCCGGAAGCCGCCGTATTCCCAATGGCACCCTTCTATGGACCTGCTGGATTGGCTGGCTCTTTTCTTTGGGTTTCAGAAGGACAACGTTAGGAACCAGCGGGAGCATATAGTCCTTCACCTTGCCAACGCCCAGATGCGCCTCACTCCTCCTCCTGACAACATCGACACTCTTGACGCTACCGTGCTCCGGAGATTCCGCCGGAAATTGCTGAAAAACTACACCAACTGGTGCTCTTATCTCAATAAGAAATCCAACATCTGGATCTCTGACCGGTCACATCCCGATCTCCGTCGCGAGTTGTTGTATATATCTCTCTATCTCCTAATCTGGGGGGAGTCTGCGAATCTCCGCTTCATGCCGGAATGTATCTGTTACATTTTCCACAATATGGCCATGGAATTGAACAAGATACTCGAGGATTACATAGACGAGAACACGGGACAGCCGGTGATGCCTTCGCTTTCCGGCGAGAACGCGTTTCTCAATTGCGTCGTCAAGCCGATTTACGAGACGATCAAAAAGGAGGTAGAGAGCAGCAAGAATGGAACGGCGCCACATAGTGCTTGGAGAAACTATGATGATTTAAACGAGTATTTTTGGACGAAAAGGTGTTTCGCCAAATTGAAGTGGCCAATCGATATAGGGAGTAATTTCTTCGTGATTTCAAGTGGGCGAAAGCATGTAGGGAAGACGGGGTTTGTGGAACAGAGGTCGTTTTGGAACTTGCTAAGGAGTTTCGACAGGCTATGGGTGATGCTAATACTGTTTCTACAGTTCGCGATTATTGTTGCGTGGGAAAGGAAGGAATATCCATGGCAGGCATTGGAAGACCGGGAAGTTCAGGTTCGGGTTTTGACTCTGTTCTTTACTTGGAGTGGGTTGCGGTTCTTGCAGTctttgcttgatgcagggatgcAGTATAGTTTGGTTTCTAGGGAGACCATGTGGCTTGGGGTTAGAATGTTGTTGAAAAGTGCGGTTGCCGCGGGGTGGATTATTGTATTTGGGGTGTTTTATGGCAGAATTTGGAGTCAGAAGAACAGGGATGGCAGGTGGTCTAGTGAGGCTAACAGGAGGATAGTCAATTTTCTTGAGGTGGCATTGGTGTTTGTGTTGCCTGAGTTGTTGGCACTGGCTTTCTTTATAATCCCATGGATTAGGAATTTTCTTGAGAATAGGAATTGGAGGATCTTTTATTTGCTCTCGTGGTGGTTTCAGAGTAGGAGTTTCGTTGGTCGTGGATTGAGGGAGGGGCTTGTTGATAATATCAAGTATACTTTGTTTTGGGTTGTAGTTTTAGCCACCAAATTTGCTTTCAGTTACTTTCTGCAGATTAAACCCATGATTAAGCCATCCAGGCAGTTGTTGGATCTTAGGGATGTGACTTATGAATGGCATGAGTTTTTCAAAAGCAGCAACAGGTTTGCAGTAGGATTGTTGTGGCTTCCTGTGGTATTGATTTACCTGATGGACTTGCAGATTTGGTACTCCATCTATTCATCTTTTGTGGGTGCCTTAGTGGGCTTATTGGCGCATTTGGGTGAAATCAGAAACATCCAACAATTGACGTTGAGATTTCAGTTCTTTGCAAGTGCAATTCAGTTTAATCTCATGCCAGAAGAGCAGCTATTAAATGCGAGGGGGACTTTGAAGAGCAAGTTCAAAGATGCCATTCATCGGTTGAAGTTGAGGTACGGTCTTGGCCGGCCCTTCAAGAAGTTGGAGTCTAACCAGGTCGAGGCAAACAAGTTTGCTTTGATCtggaatgaaattataacaaccTTCAGGGAAGAGGATATTATCTCTGATAGGGAGCTCGAATTATTGGAACTACCACAAAATTCTTGGAATGTGAAAGTTATTCGCTGGCCATGTTTTCTCCTTTGTAACGAGCTGCTACTTGCTCTTAGCCAGGCCAAAGAGTTGGTAGATGCTCCTGATAAGTGGCTCTGGTATAAGATATGCAAGAACGAGTACAGGCGCTGTGCTGTTATAGAAGCTTATGATAGCGTCAAGCACTTGTTGCTTGAGACCATCAAGATCAACACTGAGGAGCATTCAATTATCACAGTCTTGTTTCAGGAAATTGATCACTCATTGCAGATTGAGAAGTTTACTAAGACTTTCAACATGACTGCTCTTCCTCATTTTCATACCAAGTTGATAAAACTTGTTGAGCTTTTGAATAAGCCTAAGAAAGATCTGAACCAGGTGGTGAATACACTTCAGGCTTTGTATGAGATTGCTGTGCGAGATTTTTTCAAAGACAAGAGGAGCACAGAACAGTTGAGGGAGGATGGTTTGGCTCCTCATGATCCTGCTGCCATGGCAGGTCTGCTTTTTCAGAATGCAGTTGAATTGCCTGATGCCAGTAATGAAACCTTCTATCGGCAGGTACGACGGTTGCACACTATTCTTACCTCTAGGGATTCAATGCAAAATATACCAAAAAATCTTGAGGCCAGACGTAGAATTGCCTTTTTTAGTAATTCCCTATTTATGAACATGCCCCATGCTCCCCAAGTTGAGAAAATGATGGCTTTTAGTGTCCTGACCCCTTATTACAATGAAGAAGTGCTGTACAGCAGGGAACAGCTTCGAACTGAGAATGAAGATGGGATTTCCATATGGTACTATCTGCAAACAATTTACAATGATGAATGGAAGAACTTTATTGAAAGGATGCGCAGAGAAGGAATGGTGAAGGAAGATGAGCTATGGACAACCAGGATGAGGGATCTTAGGCTTTGGGCATCTTATAGAGGCCAGACGTTGGCTCGTACAGTGAGGGGAATGATGTATTATTATCGTGCTCTTAAGATGCTGGCTTTTCTTGATTCTGCTGCGGAGGTGGACATCAGGGAAGGTTCACGAGAACTTGGTTCAATGAGGCGAGATGGTGGTTCGGATAGCTTTAAATCTGAAGGATCTCCTTCTTTCAATAGTTTAAGCAGGAATAGTAGTTCTGTCAGTTTGTTGTTTAAAGGCCATGAATATGGTACTGCTTTGATGAAATACTCATATGTGGTTGCCTGCCAGATATACGGGACTCAAAAAGCAAAGAAGGATCCCCATGCTGAAGAAATATTGTATTTGATGAAAACTAATGAGGCCCTTCGAGTTGCCTATGTAGATGAGGTGAACACAGGGAGAGATGAGAAGGAGTATTACTCTGTGCTTGTGAAATATGATCAGCAGTTGGACAAGGAAGTTGAAATTTACAGGATCAAATTGCCAGGCCCCTTGAAACTTGGGGAAGGAAAACCAGAGAATCAAAATCATGCTCTCATCTTTACTCGTGGCGATGCAGTGCAGACTATTGATATGAACCAGGACAACTATTTCGAGGAGGCGCTCAAAATGAGAAATCTTTTGGAAGAATACAGGCGCTACTATGGAATTCGGAAGCCTACCATCTTGGGAGTCAGGGAACACATTTTTACCGGTTCTGTCTCATCGCTGGCATGGTTTATGTCAGCCCAGGAAATGAGTTTTGTCACCTTGGGACAGCGTGTTTTGGCAAACCCTTTGAAAGTTCGAATGCATTATGGCCATCCAGATGTCTTTGACAGGTTTTGGTTCTTGACTCGTGGTGGCATCAGTAAAGCTTCTAGGGTGATTAACATTAGCGAAGACATTTTTGCTGGCTTTAACTGCACTTTGCGAGGAGGCAATGTCACACACCAGGAATATATACAAGTTGGTAAGGGAAGGGATGTCGGGTTCAATCAAGTTTCCATGTTTGAAGCCAAGGTTGCCAGTGGAAACGGCGAGCAGGTTCTTAGCAGAGATGTCTATAGGTTGGGCCATAGATTGGATTTCTTCCGAATGCTATCCTTCTTTTATACTACTGTGGGATTTTATTTCAACACAATGATGGTCGTTCTGACAGTATATGCATTTTTATGGGGCCGGCTCTATTTGGCTCTTAGTGGTGTTGAGGCTTCTGCTATGGCCAGTAACAGCAGCAATAATAAAGCACTTGGTGCTATTTTGAATCAGCAATTCATAATCCAACTTGGCCTTTTCACTGCACTTCCGATGATAGTAGAGAACTCTCTTGAGCATGGATTCCTCCAAGCTATCTGGGATTTCTTGACGATGCAACTTCAGCTCTCATCTTTTTTCTACACATTCTCCATGGGAACTAAAACTCACTTCTTTGGTCGAACTATCCTTCATGGAGGTGCAAAATATCGGGCGACTGGTCGTGGTTTTGTTGTGCAGCACAAGGGTTTTGCAGAGAATTATAGACTCTACGCCCGTAGTCATTTTGTGAAGGCGATTGAGCTTGGGCTGATACTCACAGTTTATGCTTCACACAGTGCTATAGCTAAGGACACTTTCGTTTACATAGCCATGACCATCTTTAGTTGGTTCCTGGTTGTGTCATGGATCATGGCTCCATTTGTTTTCAATCCGTCTGGCTTTGATTGGTTGAAGACAGTTTATGATTTTGATGATTTTATGAACTGGATTTGGTACAAAGGTGGTGTGTTTGCAAAAGCTGAACAGAGTTGGGAAAGATGGTGGTGTGAGGAGCAAGAACATTTGAGGACAACTGGGCTGTGGGGAAAGTTACTGGAGATGGTTTTGGACCTTCGTTTCTTCTTTTTCCAATATGGCATTGTCTATCAATTAGGCATTTCTGATAACAGTACCAGCATTGCTGTTTACTTGCTGTCTTGGATTTATGTTATTGTTGCTTTTGCAATTTCTTGGGTGATAGCATATGCTAGGAACAAATATGCAGCAAGAGAACATATCTACTATCGACTGGTCCAGTTTCTTATCATCACACTTGGAATAGTTGTGATAGTAGCCTTGCTTGAGTTTACATCTTTCAGATTTATGGATATATTCACCAGTTTGCTTGCTTTTATCCCCACTGGATGGGGCATGTTATTGATTGCCCAAGTACTTCGCCCCTTTCTGCAGTCCACTCCACTTTGGGGCCCAGTTGTTTCCATGGCTCGGCTTTACGACATAATGTTTGGAGTGATAGTTATGGCCCCTGTGGCATTTCTTTCATGGATGCCTGGGTTCCAATCAATGCAGACAAGGATCCTATTCAATGAGGCATTTAGTAGGGGCCTCAGAATCTTCCAGATTCTCACAGGGAAAAAATCTAAGGTTGATGTGTGA
- the LOC110668227 gene encoding uncharacterized protein LOC110668227, protein MASGSSGRANSGLKGFDFGSDDILCSYEDYGNQDSSNGTHSDPVIGTNSSKDFHKSRMARSSVFPATSYGQPEDSLNKDIISIFEKGMKKHTDNLMRFLEGISSRMSQLELYCYNLDKSIGEMRSDLVRDHGEADTKLKSLEKHLQEVHRSVQILRDKQELAETQKELAKLQLVQKESSSSSHSQSEEKTSPPASESKKADNTPEIHNQQLALALPRQVVPQQQPAPVPPLTQAPPQNVTQQQSYYLPPAQTQHPQSQYLSSDPQYRTPQMQDISRMAPQPTQNQINQTPQGQQFPQYQQQWPQQLPQQQLPQQVQASQQSAIQPQIRPSSPSVYPTYPPPGQPTNSSPPETLPNSMPMQVSYAAVPQPLPSRADAIPYGFGAGRTVPQQPPPQQIKGTYGAQPGDGYATAGPHSALPTGSTYMIYDSEGGRTHQQPHFPQAGYSPANIGLQNPLPATGTNMLARNPSHSHYIRNHPYSELIEKMVNMGFRGDIVVSVIQRMEESGQPVDFNAVLDRLNVHSSGGPQRGWSG, encoded by the exons ATGGCATCTGGATCGTCGGGTCGTGCCAACTCGGGCTTGAAGGGATTCGATTTTGGGTCCGATGACATTCTTTGCTCTTATGAAGATTACGGCAATCAGGACTCTTCCAATGGAACTCATTCGGATCCTGTGATCGGTACTAATTCCAGCAAG GATTTTCACAAAAGTAGAATGGCAAGGTCATCTGTGTTCCCTGCCACTTCCTATGGCCAGCCAGAAGATTCTCTCAACAAAGATATTATCTCTATTTTTGAGAAAGGCATGAAAAAACATACGGATAACCTAATGCGCTTTCTCGAAGGGATCAGCTCTCGGATGTCTCAATTGGAATTGTATTGCTACAACCTTGACAAATCAATTGGAGAAATGCGATCTGATTTAGTTCGTGACCATGGAGAGGCAGATACAAAGCTTAAATCTCTTGAGAAACATCTTCAAGAG GTGCACAGGTCTGTCCAGATCCTGAGAGACAAACAAGAGCTTGCTGAGACTCAAAAAGAATTAGCGAAGCTTCAACTTGTGCAGAAGGAGTCCTCTTCATCAAGCCATTCCCAATCTGAGGAAAAAACTTCACCACCAGCCTCTGAATCCAAGAAAGCCGACAACACACCTGAAATACATAACCAACAGTTGGCTCTTGCTTTGCCCCGCCAAGTAGTGCCACAGCAACAGCCTGCACCTGTGCCCCCACTGACCCAAGCACCACCTCAGAACGTGACCCAACAGCAATCTTATTATTTGCCTCCAGCCCAAACCCAGCACCCTCAGAGCCAATATCTGTCTTCTGATCCTCAATATCGAACACCCCAAATGCAAGACATCTCTAGGATGGCTCCACAGCCAACACAGAATCAAATAAATCAGACACCACAGGGCCAACAATTTCCTCAGTATCAGCAGCAGTGGCCCCAACAGTTACCACAGCAACAGTTACCACAGCAGGTACAAGCATCGCAACAGTCTGCCATACAGCCGCAGATAAGGCCCTCATCACCATCAGTTTATCCTACTTATCCACCCCCAGGCCAACCGACGAATTCATCCCCACCAGAGACACTGCCAAACAGCATGCCTATGCAAGTGTCGTATGCAGCGGTACCTCAACCCTTACCTAGTCGTGCTGATGCCATACCTTATGGATTTGGAGCCGGTAGAACTGTTCCTCAGCAACCCCCACCACAGCAAATTAAGGGCACTTATGGAGCACAACCTGGTGATGGATATGCAACTGCTGGTCCCCATTCCGCACTTCCCACAGGGAGTACATACATGATTTATGATAGTGAAGGGGGAAGAACACATCAACAACCTCACTTTCCACAGGCTGGATATTCACCGGCAAATATTGGTCTCCAAAATCCTCTGCCAGCTACTGGCACAAATATGTTAGCTCGCAATCCAAGCCATTCACACTATATTCGCAACCATCCCTATAGTGAGTTGATTGAGAAGATGGTAAACATGGGTTTCAGAGGTGATATTGTTGTGAGTGTGATACAGAGGATGGAGGAGAGCGGTCAGCCTGTGGATTTTAATGCCGTGCTTGATCGGTTGAATGTGCATTCTTCTGGAGGTCCTCAGAGGGGATGGTCAGGGTGA
- the LOC110668304 gene encoding riboflavin synthase, whose amino-acid sequence MSHSFSHASLATTSKVSPSITPITATRRITNLRSAKPHFKLAPPSKSYARSLFTAKTTLNPVLKPRYSTPAIRCLFTGIIEEMGEIKHLGTIQDGGFDLNIRAKTVLEGVNLGDSIAVNGTCLTVTSFTNEEFTVGLSPETLRKTSLIELEPGSLVNLERAVQPTSRMGGHFVQGHVDGTGEIVEKEPEGDSLWVKVKVDKGLLKYVVPKGFIAVDGTSLTVVDVFDDEGCFNFMLVAYTQQKVVIPLKKVGQKVNLEVDILGKYVERLLSSGFVESIKAS is encoded by the coding sequence ATGTCGCACTCCTTTTCTCACGCTTCTCTCGCCACAACGTCAAAAGTCTCCCCCTCAATTACCCCAATAACAGCAACAAGAAGAATCACCAATCTCCGCTCCGCGAAACCTCATTTCAAGCTCGCTCCACCGTCCAAATCCTACGCTCGGTCTCTCTTCACCGCAAAAACCACTCTAAACCCTGTACTCAAACCTCGTTATTCAACACCTGCCATCCGATGCCTATTCACCGGCATCATCGAAGAAATGGGCGAAATCAAACACCTTGGTACCATCCAGGACGGCGGATTCGATCTTAATATACGGGCAAAAACCGTCCTCGAAGGAGTGAATCTAGGAGACAGCATTGCTGTTAATGGGACCTGCTTAACAGTAACCAGTTTTACTAATGAAGAGTTCACTGTTGGGTTATCCCCGGAAACACTGAGGAAAACGTCTCTTATAGAGCTGGAGCCCGGGTCGCTGGTCAACTTGGAGAGGGCCGTACAGCCAACGAGCCGTATGGGTGGGCATTTCGTGCAGGGCCACGTGGATGGTACGGGTGAGATAGTGGAGAAAGAGCCCGAAGGGGATTCGTTGTGGGTGAAGGTGAAAGTAGATAAAGGGTTGTTGAAATACGTGGTGCCGAAGGGGTTTATTGCGGTGGATGGGACTAGTTTGACGGTGGTGGATGTGTTTGATGACGAGGGATGCTTCAATTTCATGCTGGTAGCTTATACACAACAGAAGGTGGTGATTCCTTTGAAGAAAGTTGGGCAGAAGGTCAATTTGGAGGTGGACATTTTGGGGAAGTATGTGGAGAGATTACTTAGTAGTGGGTTTGTTGAATCCATTAAGGCTTCCTGA